TCAATTGTTGCCGCTGCCGCTCCAGGCGGTCCGCAGCTTCATGGTCGCCCAACCGCCGCAATTCCTTAATTTCCGTATCCATGCGGCGCAGGCGTTCTTCCATTTCCGCCGCTTCCCGGCGATTGGGAACCGGCCCCCGCCGTTCGGGACGCATTTCAGGCCCGCCTTCACCGGGCGGGGGTACAGGTGGAGGCGTGGGCGGCGTGGGACGCTCGTTTTCTGCCGCGTAGGCACACAAGCTCAGCATCAAGAGGGCCAGACAAGGCCATGGCAATGTGGTTTTCATGGGCGAGGTGATATTTTTACGGGTCCCATTTGTTGAATGGTTCGTCACAAGTTTTTCGGGAACTAACCACAAACCTACTCCTGCGTGTGCTTCAGGTCAATAGCCCGCCGGGGTCAACCACGCCTCAGTCGTCCCTCAGCGGCATGGGAGGAAGAGTCACGCGCCAGCCGTCCGCGGGGGATTCTCTTCCGGTTTCCACCGGACTTCGTAAATGGCCACCGGTTCCTGAAAACCCTTGACCGGCATGGGGGCCAACGGAATGCAGATGGCGGCCAAAGCCGGGTCATCGCGTTTCAAATCCTCATAAGTTCCCTGGCCAATGATGATTTTGCCGTGGCCGGAAATGCCCTCCAAGCGGCTGGCCAGGTTCACCTCCCTGCCAAAAACAGTATAATTAAATAGGTGGTCCTCGGACCCCATCAACCCCACCGTAACCATGCCGGTGTTGATGCCTGAACCCAGCCGCAACAGGGGCAGCAAGGGCAGGGGGGGGAGTTTGGCAGTGACGCGTTTGGCGTTTTCCGCCTGCCGACGCTGGTTTTCCCGCTCTCGCTCCTGATTGAGGCGGTAGATGGCCGATTGCGCGGCAATGGCCGCTCGCACACAGCTCACCGCGTGGCGGGGATTGGGCTGGGGCGCACCCCAGAAGGCCATGACACAGTCGCCCATGTATTTATCCAACGTGCCGCCGTGGTCTTTGATGATGCCGGCGACGGTGGAGAGGTAGAGATTCACCGTGGCCAGCAATTCCTCCGCCCGGGCGTCCATGTATTCATCGGCCGCATGGCCGGTTAACTGATGCTGGCGCACGTATTCCTCGGCCTGCCGCTGCACTTCATCGGTGTACTGGGTAAAGCCGCGCACATCGGCGAAATAGACCGTGACCCGCCGCTGGGCGCCACCCAGCGAAAGATGTTCCGATTCCAGCAGCTCATTCACGATGGAAGGCGCCACCACTTTCGAGAAAATGCCTTTGATGCGGCGTTGTTCCTTTTGCTCAAACACCACCCGGTAGGCCATGGCGGCAAAATGGCAGGACAACAAAGCGCCCAACAGCGGCGTGGCCACCGGCAACACATACAACGCGCGAATAAAAACAAAATAACTCAGGGCCAGGTAACCGGCCAGCGTCGCCATGACCGCCAGCGTGGCCAGCCAGGGGCGCGCCACCCAGGTGAGGATAAACCCCGCAAAGCTCATGAGAATAATAAGGACAATCTCCAAGCCCAGCGGCGCCTCTTTTATTAACTGATGGGTAATCAACTGGCTGGCCAGATTCCAGTGCTTGCTGACCAGAAAAGTTTCCTTGCTGAGGGGCGTGGCGCCAATGTCACTTAGGTTGTTGCCGGTCCCAATGCTTCCCACCACCACCAGCTTGTCTTTGAACAAAGCATTGGTCACCGGTTGCCCCGCCTGCCGGGCGGCATCCATGTCCAGCACCTCCTCCAGGCTGATTTTGGTCAGGCGCGGGTCATTCCAGGTCATGCTCCAGTTCACCAGGAACCGCCGTTTGCCGTCCACTTGCAGGACGCGAGCCGGCCCCTGGGCCGGCCGGAGCACAATCCGCCCCCGGTCTATTTCGGCCTGCGACAAATCCATGCCCAACTCGGTGGCCGCCATGACCAGCCCCAGCATCCAGTAACGGCCCGAGCGATGGGGGCCGGTGTCTTCATGGAAGGCCACCGCCCGGCGGGTGATGCCGTCGGCGTCGGCCTCGCTCATGATGTGCGCCAACCGCACACCGTTGGTGAAGCGGGGATTAGGCAGCAGCGGTTGCCAGACCAGCGCCCCCGTGGCCGGGTCCATCATAGACTCCCCCATCACGGCCAAAACCACCCGGGGCCCGGCTGCGGCCAGCTCCCGGGCAAAAAACTCGTCGCTGCCCAAGACCTGGCCGTTGGGCAGGGTCACGTCGGTGTTGGTATGGCGGGGGTGGGCACTGTCGAAAAGAATATCAAACCCAATCACTTTGGCCCCCTGGGCGGTCAGCTCGCGTACCATCCGCCCGTACAACTGGCGCGGCAGGGGCCAGGAGAAGCCGTAACGTTCATTGATGATTTTAAGGGTTTCATCATCAATGAACACCGCCGCCAAGTTGCTGGCCACCGGCGGCTGGGAACGATAAAGACCACGCATCCGCCAGTCGAAGGCATCTTCCTCAACGGACATCAGAAACCGCCAGTTGGGGAAGAGGGGGCTATTCACCAGCAGGCGCAAGGTAGTGACCACCACCACAATGGACAAGGTGGTAATCAGGGGTACCGGCTTAAGCCATCGCCAGGACACGCCTTCAGTATAGGCGCGGTGGCGCAGGGGGACAAGTCGGAGGTGTGACGAAAGTCCAAAAGCGCGGGGACGGCGGGAGTTTTGACGCCAGCCCGGCCTTGGACGGCAACCGTCTGCTCATCTGCTCAGATCAAAGTATATTATATTGCATTGGCAGTCGTTGACCAGACGAGGATGCCGGCTGGTTGATTTGGTTGGACAACCCCCTCTGTTTGCCCTAAAATGGCACCCGTCCAATGAAACTGTTGGTGCTCAATGGCCCAAACCTGAACCTGCTGGGAACCCGTGAACCGGCGGTTTATGGCAGTCTTACCTTGGCCGAGGTTGAACGGTTGGTCAGGGAACAAGCCGCCCGGCATGGAGCCAACGTGGATTTTCGCCAGTCCAATCATGAGGGTGAACTGGTGACTTGGGTCCAGGAGGCCCGGGGGAAGTTTGATGT
This is a stretch of genomic DNA from Fontisphaera persica. It encodes these proteins:
- a CDS encoding CHASE2 domain-containing protein — its product is MSWRWLKPVPLITTLSIVVVVTTLRLLVNSPLFPNWRFLMSVEEDAFDWRMRGLYRSQPPVASNLAAVFIDDETLKIINERYGFSWPLPRQLYGRMVRELTAQGAKVIGFDILFDSAHPRHTNTDVTLPNGQVLGSDEFFARELAAAGPRVVLAVMGESMMDPATGALVWQPLLPNPRFTNGVRLAHIMSEADADGITRRAVAFHEDTGPHRSGRYWMLGLVMAATELGMDLSQAEIDRGRIVLRPAQGPARVLQVDGKRRFLVNWSMTWNDPRLTKISLEEVLDMDAARQAGQPVTNALFKDKLVVVGSIGTGNNLSDIGATPLSKETFLVSKHWNLASQLITHQLIKEAPLGLEIVLIILMSFAGFILTWVARPWLATLAVMATLAGYLALSYFVFIRALYVLPVATPLLGALLSCHFAAMAYRVVFEQKEQRRIKGIFSKVVAPSIVNELLESEHLSLGGAQRRVTVYFADVRGFTQYTDEVQRQAEEYVRQHQLTGHAADEYMDARAEELLATVNLYLSTVAGIIKDHGGTLDKYMGDCVMAFWGAPQPNPRHAVSCVRAAIAAQSAIYRLNQERERENQRRQAENAKRVTAKLPPLPLLPLLRLGSGINTGMVTVGLMGSEDHLFNYTVFGREVNLASRLEGISGHGKIIIGQGTYEDLKRDDPALAAICIPLAPMPVKGFQEPVAIYEVRWKPEENPPRTAGA